The Helianthus annuus cultivar XRQ/B chromosome 15, HanXRQr2.0-SUNRISE, whole genome shotgun sequence genomic sequence CGCAACCATGAATACCGGAGAAGACGGAGCATAACTGGTGCTTATCCAGCCTTCATAGTTCATATTATTGtacatttttttagaaaaattatGAAACAGTTTTTCTTATTCTGCTCAAATTGGTTTTCTTCCCAGTTCGTCGGCAATCAGCGCTGCTGCTTGCTCTGCTGCTCGGTCTCACAAGGTATGCACAAATTAGGGCAAAATTGTTTCAGTTCTTGATTTTTAGCTTTTGGTCATATCATTTTCTGGTCCCCATTCAGATTAATTCATGCACCAGGACTAATACTAATATGGATTGGCTTTGGTTTAAAAAATCTTGAAGATGTAGGTCAATGACGGTCACGGTTTAGGGTTTGATGAAATATATAATACACTATGTATTGTCAATGACGGTCACGGTTTAGGGCGAATGCTGTTAAACGGTTGAATAAAAGCGGTGAGTTTTTTAGCACTTTGGCGAATTCGGCTACTGATTTATTTGTTGTTGGAGTTGTTGTTTGAAGCTGCTCAAGCTGATTCAGGTATGTTAAAATGATGTTTAAGTTTATTTTTCGTATAATACAGAAGAGAACCAAGGCTAATCGTGTTAATGAGATATCTTGCTAACTCATCCATTTTATTTAATACTATAGatgtggagggttcaaatgagaagaaattctttgtaagaagaaaaaagaagaaacttcaaccaataggaatgcttcattagactttatttaatatttatacttaatgtaactataagggtatattagtaaacttacattcatcattaattggtagtttcatctttaataactaactatattaaatttgtaacttatttttaagatatatatttttcacaaaaaataaaaataaaaattcatttatagtgtaggataaatacgaggcgtgtaggataaattacgagttgtgtaggataaatttcaacatgtgtaggataaatttcgaaatgtgtaggataacttttgatgtgtgtaggcaaaaatatttagtgtggaggattatagtcttaatgactaattaattagtcaaacataataataaatgagatgagaaaaaaactatttaatgttttacaattgtacccttttattctttttcttctcaaaaaaaaaaaattcttctcaaatgaaccttctcCTACTATAGATTTATGCATATCTAGACTTCTTATATTCAGTTTCCATAACATCAAAATAACCTTTGACAATTCAATTATTAACCCTTTTTACTACTCAAATGATGGCCATTTAAGACAGAACGGTTATCACTTGAGAGGTCACATAATAATTACTAACAAATCAAGGATCTAGAGAAATAAAAGATATTAATTTTCATGTCATCGTTAACTATTCTATAACGTTTTTTCATTTAAACTTTCATTCAAATAAAAACTGCCACAGGTCATCCCAAGAGCCTACGTATCATGTGACTATAAATACACAGCTACATTCAAGCATGATCCCTTTCATGATGCAACCTGGGACTACATATCGGAAAACACCTGCCAAAATGAAGAAAAACACTGCTGTTGCTAACTGTTCAGAAAGTTTGTCGAGGCTTGAAGACATATTACGCCATGGCCGAGAAAATAAACACCACGCGGTATCACCACTTTCTATAATTTCGATTGTTTCCCCCGAAGTCATTATTGTCCATACATAAAAGATGTTTCTTCTAATCCATGCAGAGTGCTGAGTTCAATTGTCGTGTGGTGATTAAAGGTAATAGCGAGGAGTGGTTCAGACTTATGTGTGGAGGAGGAAAATGCATGAAAGGTGTATCTGCTGATCAAGGGGAGCTCTGGTGTGCTGGCTGTGAAAACCCAGTTATGTTTCCTCGGGCAAGGTTTGGTTTTGGTATTCTATTATTATCTGCGTTGGCAAACGCCTTTATACACTTTGGCATCTGAAAAAAAACTATCAACAGGTTCCATCTTGAACTTGATGCCCTAGATTCCACGGCAAGTGTAGTCATCGTGTGTTTCGATGACACTGCACAGATACTAACAAACACCACTGCTCAGTCTATACTCAATGTGGAATCGGGTCTCTCGCATATCTACACCGTTTATTCCGAAAGCATCCAGGATAGCTTCACTCCAGTCATAATACAGAACTCTAACGGTGGCATCTCAGCGCTCCCAAACTGCTTGCACTCACTGGTGGGCACCACCAGAACCATCCAAGTTGACACATCCACATACTACAATCATGGAACCTTTGAGAGCTTCAACTGCAAGCGTGTACTCCCAGACGAAACCAGTTGGCAACCTGTTAGATCTACCAGTCCTACTCCCATGACTAGGATGGGTAAAGGGGTGATGACAATACCAACACCAGTTAAGCTTAAAGAAACAAACAGAAAGTACATGTAAGTTTCTATATATCCTTTTTACTTGACAAATTCAATGAACCACATAACTACATCTCCAATTGTGTTGTGTTTAAGAAAATGTCCAAAATTGAATATTATATGCTACAAACATCATATTTATTTCTTTAGGCCTCACTATACAACTGTTACTTATTAAATGGAAAAAAtatgaaaacaataaaataatatttttatagtaACATTGAAAAAAAAGGACAAACCTTAGCTCTCACAAAACCACAGAATGCAAGGGTGGAAAATTAACCAGTAAGTCGACCATTTCCGCCCGAATGACCAACGTTAATTTGGCCAGAAGCATGATCCTTTGAAGTGATCAGCCTATTGGAGGCCCAACTGCAAAAACAGTAACGAACGACACCATTGGTTTTGATATGGGCTTCTTCGATTTAAGAATACATGCGAGCCCACCAATAGATTCCCACATTCCGTAAGGTTGCCTTTATTTATATCTATTACAATGAAATTTGTAATGAATTTATTTACGCTTCTTTGTTCGTTTGGATATTTAGGTTTAATCATTGGTTCATGCTTTTTCTCCTATTTATACATGCCAAGTAGCTACCTAACATTTCCTTTTCTTCTTTCACAGCCCTACTTGTGCGGGTTTTGATTCAGATGGTTCTATGGATAGCGCTCCATGTGAAAGGTATGTTTCTAGCCTAGAAGCATATATGTTTTACACATCATATCCATTTGTGTTGTGCCACTACTTGACCACAATTACATTCTATCAATTTTTTGTACAAAATAATGGCGTACGAGCTACTAATATATGCGTCATCCAAGTTAAACTTCTTCCTAACATTTCCTTTCTTTATTTCACAGCCCTACTTATGAAGCTTCGTATTCAGATGGTTCTGTGGGTAGCGCACCAGGTGAAAGTGGACCGTCGACTACATAGCCATGCATTAGCGGCAGAAGATTTCGTGAATTATTGAAtaaaaccgggagcttcatgaacTCCTTTTAAGTTTTTTTCGCTGTAATGTATGTTTTTAGACTTGGCATACATGTTTGCTCTTAAATGGATTACGCAACAAATTTTCCTATTCTATGCACGCCTTAATTTTTTGGTGACAACTCATGGTACATGGTATTATCACGTTTTGTATGTCTTCTCTTGCATTGTCTTTCTACTAATTATCTTTAATCCGTACATAAACATTTTCCCCAAACGCACAGCAAAAAATACGCTAACTATTGGTCatgccgtgcatcgcacgggcctACCCTCTAGTATACTTAAAAAATTAGTTATATCAActtttttacaaccttcattatgaGTCTCTTAAATACATTTGTGTCTTTCAAGTTGTAATTGccttaatatttttttaatgttttataattACATTTATATTATTTCAACTGGTTTCAAGTGAAAAATAAGAAATTTTTCCGCAATTTTACGACCATTACTTCATTTGGAGTTGTTGGTACTCTGATTTCGTTTGCCATCATATCGTTCGGTATGTTAAATGCTAACAATTAAACATCTCGGTGGTCTTATATTTTTTTAGGATGTGTtgattttatttatgtttattagacattaacttgattattatttttttttatttcagggGCAACACGTCTATTTCCTTTATTGGATATTGGTTACCTTGAGCTCAAGGACTATCTCGGTATTTATTCTTTTTCCtcatttttctaaaattttgatgaATTTTTAATTTTATGACGTGAATGTGATATATACCCGGTATAAacttaaaatatcatatatacccctTTTAAATGAATTTTTAGTTTATgacggttttacccttttcaaaCACATTACCTTTTTTAACCTTAATTTAATTTTTGCGCATATATTTGTTGCTTCCATCATAGCTTAGTCTGAGAACTCTTcttaattaaaaagaaaatttcaaTCACAATATCACATGCAAATTTGATTAATTTGTTCTTTTTTAAATTGTTAGTTACGAGGAAAATAGGTAATGGTTTTTTAAGGTTCATTAATGATACTATATTTAGGTTAGCCACACAACTCTAAAATATGTATTTAAATCAAATTAAAAGAATTAAACTTTTTATAAATCATGTGGTGTCCAAAGCCATATAAATGAACCATCGCATTCATAATTAATAGTGTGCAAGTGGTAGGTATTTCTTAATAAATTGTTCTCTTTTATAAAGTCTAACATTATATAAAAATCAATTCAAGAAACTCTAACTACAAGCTAGGATACCAAACGTCgctttaaaattaattaaattgcATTGTTTTATTGTCCCTCTTTGAATATACATGTCATTTAATATCATTCATTAGGATATGATTAATTTGTATACAGTTGAACGGTCTTTGGTTATGCTATAAGATTGCCGGCTTTGTTATGTTTGTAGGTTCATAGTTTCCTTTCCCCCTCTATTACCATGGCCAGCCCCCTTAGTTTGCAAACGTCCGACGGTGGTACAAGCAGTCATATGTTCCTTAGTGAACTCCGTGAAGGGAGCACCGGACCTATCATGATAATGGTTTGTAGAAAATGGGACGTGACAAGTGTTAACGGCAGGTACATGAGCACCGACTATATTGTCACTGACATAAAGGTAGTTTTTACCCTCTGCTATCCCACATTCTTACGTTTTTCTACTTCTGATTCTGAAACAAAAATCTACGTCTTTATTTGCGCAGGGAGGTGTGATGCATTGCACCGCAAGGAATAACATTGCCCACTATTTCTTTGACAAACTCAAAGAGGGCGGTGTATATTTGGTCAACGGTTTCGCCGTGCAACCTACAAATCAGTATCGGGTTCTTAAAGACAGCCCCTTTGTGATTGGGTTGCATGGTTCGACAACTGTGAAGCGGGTTGATGATGACGGCGGTCGTTTTGAACGCTACCCTTTCCTGCTTACGTCGTTTGAGGATCTCCAACCAACCGAAAACAAGTACTTCGTTGGTATGTTTCCTATACCCCACCTGGTATTTGTCGTTAAAATATTATTAGGGCGTATATTAAATGCAATCTACATCGAAATAATATAAATCTTTGATAATTATGTTACCGACATTGATATTTACAACAAAAAGGAGTCATGATAATCATAGTTATGATCATCAGAATCCAGGTTTTCTTATTAATGTTATACACATGAGACAAAAATTTTAATGTAACATATTGCGATAGAGTAATATTTAGTTAAAAGAAAATGCTAAAACGgtaatattaatagtaataatattaataaataaataaataataataatatttttcatattttttaataataatagtgTTAATACCTCCGATCGAGCAACGAACATGAGTAGGTAGGCGGCTAGGGGGGCAGCAGGGCTGCGCCTTTTTGATTAAAGACGctaatgattattattattaaaatagtaattaatagtaataataatatacaaATAGAATAATAATTAGTAATGTTAATAAATGAGTGTGAAAAGAATATTCTAAATTAtacatgttaatttttttaagaCCAACTTAAAGCAGATTATAGACACGACACAGTTATTACAGTTAGATGTTACCGGTTGATATCATCAGTATGCTACGTGTTTTAAAATAATTAATGATGTGATTCAATTAACATAGGTAAAACAGCAAAGTAAAAGTTCCAAAAAAAATGTATTCTGTTTATAAATTTATGTCGTTTTGGTAAGTTGATCATAACAATAACAATACTACAGGGTTTGTAGTATAGGTGCAATGTGGCCATTAAATCATAAATGCAATACTTGGTGTTTTTATTTGGTGAGGGTAGAGCAGGCGATATGTTTTGTTTGCTAAAATGGGTCGTGTTAACATCGGGTACACTATCATATTTAGCTAAACATGTAATATATGACATAAAGGAAAAGTTGCACAACATTGACATGTTTAACATGATATTTGGCAAGTGGGGTTACATGCCGTTGACATACTTTTAACATGAttcaaaacaacaagttcaaTAGCATAAAGGAATGTATACATTTAACTTGAAATAGTAACCAGTTTTCATATAAAAGGTTTTGGGCCCAAGATATTTACGATGATTAAGATCCATacctattttataaaaaataaatttaaatataTAGAGAAAAATATTTGCCTCGAAAATTACCGGGCTTGGCTGATCGTTCGGCTCACACTACCCTGGAGCCGACGCTGCTAACACCACATATGAGTCTTTGTGTTGAACATATATGTCAAATGTTCATATTAATATTGTCATTAAACTAAAGAGTGCATTTCATAATGTGAGACCATGTATACCTGGAGCCGAGAATTGCTAAAacagaaaaggaaaagaaaaaaaaaagcaaaaggcGGGCCGCCGGGTTCAGTAAAAAGAAAAATAGCTACCGAATACCGAGAGTTAGTAAATCAGAATTGCAAATAATTTCTTGGAAGACATCttttttcacttctttttggccggcaagttttgccaaggaaacaacttatggtccatggtttaataaagtttaagcacgcccctttgtaggcgtattgtcttacatgttatgcaccgcccgtgtcagacgtcttaccacaaacaaacaatagctattatgcatgtcgtgcatcgcacgggctttctccctagtagtaataataataataataataataataataataataataataataataataataattactattattattattattgtagcGTCATTCGGTGTCTCTATTCTGGTTATAATCAAAATTATTTTCTTTTACAACAAAGAACTATTATCTTTTGCAACGA encodes the following:
- the LOC110913454 gene encoding replication protein A 70 kDa DNA-binding subunit C-like encodes the protein MASPLSLQTSDGGTSSHMFLSELREGSTGPIMIMVCRKWDVTSVNGRYMSTDYIVTDIKGGVMHCTARNNIAHYFFDKLKEGGVYLVNGFAVQPTNQYRVLKDSPFVIGLHGSTTVKRVDDDGGRFERYPFLLTSFEDLQPTENKYFVGYS